A segment of the Microbacterium luteolum genome:
CTCGGCCGCGACGTCGTGGGGGCGGTGTCCCTGCTCGAGGCAGAAGCCGGCGAGCTCGCCGGCCGATTCGCCGATGTTCCATTCGACGGGGTGCAGACGGTACGCGCCGTTGGTGATGTGAGTGGTGCCGATGTTCTTCGCCGCGGCGAGCAGGTTCTTCGTCCGCACGGGGATGAGCGCGCCGAGCGGGATCTCGAACGGAGCGCACTCGACGTCGATGTAGTTGTCGCCGCCCGTCGACGGGTGCAGATCGATGCGGTACATGCCCACCCCGACCGTGTCGTCGAAGGTCGCCGGTCCCCCGTGTCCGCGGTGGGCGACGGAGATGTCCTGCTCGACCACGGTCCGCAGCGCTCGGATGCGGCGGGACTCGCGGATGTACGGCGCCTGGGCGAAACCGTCGTCGCTGCCGATGACATCACCGCGCAGTCGGAGCCCGGGCCAGCCGTATCCGCCGTCGGGGCGCGGCGCCTCGGTCTGCAGCCAGTGGAAGTAGGCCAGCGACTGGGCCTTGGCCGCGGCGAGGTGGGACTCGCGGTCGGTGCTGTCGATGATGGACCCGCCGACGTAGTCGAGCTGCGGCCAGTTCGCCAGCACGATGTCGCTCGGGGCGAAGCCCTCGCGGAAGGTCTGCCGCGCAGCGATCCGACGGAACTGCCACAGATCGGTGTCGCCGGCGTCGACGCGCGGGTCGCCGGAGCGATCGAGGGCGGGGTTGACGTCGAGCGTGCGCTCCTCCGGCTCCAGAGTGCGCGGGTTCGGCGCGGTGAACGACAGCATCGGCGCACCCCAGAAGGGCAGTTCGAGCTGCTTCCATTCGTCGTAGTCGACGGGACGCGGGATCGTGTGGTCGCCGTCGACGTGGTCGAAGACGAAGCACCAGGCGATCGACTGCACGTTCTCGGGATCGGCCACCGCGGCCGCGCTCGGCTCGCCCGTCTCGGAGCGGGCCTCGGCGCCGACGACGTACGCGGTTCCGGTCAGCGGCAGCAGGTCTCCGGTCTCGGTGGCATCCAGCACGAACGACGCCTCGATGACGGTGCGGATGCCGGTGCGCCCGTGCTCGACGGTGACCGAGCGCACCACGTCGTCGACGACTGACGCCGCGACCGGCTTGGCCGGCTGCAGGACGACGAGCTGCCCGTTGGACCGGTACGGCGCCAGCAGTTGCTCGATGACCGCGACCGCCACCCGGGGTTCGTGGCAGAGGCGGCTCACGCGCCCGCGCCCCGGATTCAGCGTTTGGTCGGCGCGCGCCTCCTCGGAGAGAGGGTAGTGGTCGCGGTAGTAGCGGCGGATGCCGTCGCGCAGGGCGCGGTAGCGAGCGGTCACGCCGAACTGCTCGACCCAGATGTGCTCGTCGGGCGGCACGGCCTGCGAGGTGAGCTGTCCGCCGAGCCAGGCGTACTCCTCGGTGAGCACGACGCGATGGCCGCGCTCGAGC
Coding sequences within it:
- a CDS encoding FAD-dependent oxidoreductase, encoding MNLTTDVAVIGGGLGGVAAALAVLERGHRVVLTEEYAWLGGQLTSQAVPPDEHIWVEQFGVTARYRALRDGIRRYYRDHYPLSEEARADQTLNPGRGRVSRLCHEPRVAVAVIEQLLAPYRSNGQLVVLQPAKPVAASVVDDVVRSVTVEHGRTGIRTVIEASFVLDATETGDLLPLTGTAYVVGAEARSETGEPSAAAVADPENVQSIAWCFVFDHVDGDHTIPRPVDYDEWKQLELPFWGAPMLSFTAPNPRTLEPEERTLDVNPALDRSGDPRVDAGDTDLWQFRRIAARQTFREGFAPSDIVLANWPQLDYVGGSIIDSTDRESHLAAAKAQSLAYFHWLQTEAPRPDGGYGWPGLRLRGDVIGSDDGFAQAPYIRESRRIRALRTVVEQDISVAHRGHGGPATFDDTVGVGMYRIDLHPSTGGDNYIDVECAPFEIPLGALIPVRTKNLLAAAKNIGTTHITNGAYRLHPVEWNIGESAGELAGFCLEQGHRPHDVAAEAALTAQLQSRLGEVGVEIHWPEIIGY